taatcatatttaaaataataattattaaatatattataattaaaatatataattaataaaattcttaataattaatattcttatatgaatttactcaaatcataatatatgatactataaaatataaattaacataattattattaaatatattataattaaaatatataatttaataaaattcttaataattaatattcttatatgaatttactcaaatcataatatatgatactgtaaaatataaattaacataattattattaaatatattataattaaaatatataatttaataaaattcttaataattaatattcttatatgaatttactcaaatcataatatatgatactataaatgaaaatttgaaataattaatattaaatatattttaattaaaatttattgtttagCCTATAATAAAATGACAGAACAATAGTTACACTAATATATTGTTTGATGCAAGATATTGCATGGAGCTGTACCAAAGATATCCTATAATAATTTGTTCCACTAATGTAAGGGCAAGGATTGTTATAAAGTACATAATCTACCCGAAAGGTAAATAATTTCTCTTGATTAATATAGTAACAGCAAGACAATTATTTATTGTCACCTGTTCATAAAGTAACTATTTTAGAAGCAGTTTTAGTTTTGCCAATGACACTCTCATGAATCCAAAACTTAGCAAATATGATTTCATAAAATGTCCTCTTACCTTGTCTAGAAAAGTAGACGTGTGTAGTACTAGCCAGGCAAATAATATAATATTCTATACATTGTTCATATATTAAATCGGGTTTCCATGTTTGAATTTACCCCAAAACCGCGAAAGCacactaaataataaaacataatcacTTCCATAGCTTCCGTAAGGACATGTTTTTCTCGCTCTCCTTCTTCATTACTTTCGCCACCGCCATCTCGAAATCTTCTTGTGTTACGTAGACTCTCCTTTCCCTCAAAGCAAACATTCCTGATTCCGTGCACACAGCCTGCAAAAAAACGGAATAAAGTTTTTCACAAATTATCACAAACACAAACCAGTTAAGAATCACAAGCCCAAGGCCTTGAGTCTGACTATCCAACTTATGTACTAATAAATCCTCAAATAAATCATCTCTCTATGCGGTTTGGGAGTTGGGGTAAGGGAAGGAGATAGGAAACTAGAAGAAAAGATGCTATTCACAGCTTGCCAACCATATTCTGAATGGAAGCAAGATGTCTGCATATCCAGAAGCACATCTTATTATCTGAAAACATACCTTAAGCTCTGCACCAGAAGCACAGTTCATCTTCTCAGCAATCTTCTTTAGATCAATCCCTCTCATCAAATTCATTCTTCTAGAATGTATTTTTAAGATGTCGAAACGAGACTGCATATAATTGAACAGACAATATAAGTACCTAAAGAGACATAAGATGCATTCCAGAAATAAGAGAAATTCTGGTACACCCGTAGAAGCAAACACTGCTACTATGGGACTGCTCTATTCACTGCATATTTTTCATAATACCCAGAACGGGTTGAGAAAAAAAAGACCAGGGCAAAAGAACCAGGACAAGTATGTTACTGAAAAAATTTGGCTTCTAATGTAAGATGCAATTTGAGAAATTCATTGctctgaatttgagaaatttataCCAGTGAGAACGTAAGATGCATTTTTGCgtttgaccaaaaaaaaagaatcacTTCTTTTACAACATGACATGAATGAAGAAATACGCAATGCCTGTTGTTTTCCTTCCTATTTGATGTTTTTATCATGATTGTAAGTTGTAGCGCGTCatattaagtaattttattaagaaaatagaTGAAGCACAGAATACTGAGACTCAAGCCTTATGTAGGAATCAAAATTGACTCACCGTCTGCCTTTCTGAACAAAGAATCTAGTGGAACAGCATATCTGCGGCAAAAACCCTCAGCAGCCTGCAGTAAACAACAAATTTCATATAGGtagaaaccaaaataaaaagaaaaaatgcaaAACTCCAAGGGAACTGCCAGAATCTTCACTACTGAAGTTATACAGCCCAACAACCAAAATCACCAGACAAAACATCATACTTCCTTCTTCTCAGCAGAAAAATATATAGCAAAGCATAATAAGAGGCGACCAAAACCTTTGTAGGATTTTCCTTAGGGTCAAAGGCTTTCAAAGCGGGAGGTCCCCGAACCTCAAGCTCGTTCTCTGCTTGCTTTGGACAAAGACTTTCAACAGATATCTGAAACAACAAAACAAGGCTTGGTTATCCAACATATAAAAGAATTTAAGCATCTACCTGGTGTACATGCTCATAGAGGAACTTccactaaataaataaaagacataacaataaaaattattatattagcaATCTGAAATGCATCACAATAAACATTTAACAATTCTGACAAATGCATCCCTATAATACACTTTAGGTATGTCCACATGGGATGCCTTGTTATACATCATGATATTATTCAAGAGTACTTGTTATACATCATGATATCAACTTTTGCAAAGTATAATGAAGAACAAACACTTTCTCAGAGTAGCAAGAAAACGTAGAGTATGCCCTTTACGTACCTGGTTCCTTTCTATGAAAAAACAACACAATCGACCATAAGGTGCAAATCAGGCACATTGATAGCCCTTAATACACGCACATCGCCTGGGTGCAAGCAGGGGTTTTTGGCATAACAGATCAAATGGCATAACATAACAGATCATTATTTCTCAACGATGCGAGTTAAACATAACAGATGAAATGGCATAACATAACCTAAATTCCATTGAAATGCAAGCCAGTTGTAAAGAAACAAGGTTGAGTCTCCTCAACTTTACCTcaaatttatcatgaaacaaacagaaaaccgatacaagagtaaaaagagttttgcaaaaaaaaaggaaatattacCTGATAAACGTAGGGTTGAAAAGGAGTAGAAAGAAAAGGGGCAGCCATTGAATGATCTCGAATTTGAAATCAAATCCTTAAAGTTTTCGAGGTTTTAATCTGAAATCTAATTCAGAAggggaaaatgaaattaaaaaacaaaattcacTGTTCCACTTCTGTTCTTTGTCGAAGCGGTCGATGGACGAGCTGACATTGACtggttgtaaagaaaaagaaaagaaaaggttgagaGACAGACGGAGCAAATCGGCAGAAGGCAGAAGGAAGGAAGAGGAGACGCAATGGGGAAGCCAAtcaggagggtaaaacagggagggtaAAGGAAGCAGCACCTAAACTGAGCTTTGGGGATGTATTACGAATCGGTGGATTTCACCGATTAAGTCAGGAATGTATTACACCCGTAATATCATTACCATGAACCAAACAAGGGAATAAAAGGGGCttaagtggggcccaccgattaggccaatacacccaaccaaacatgctcttAATGTTGAAAACAATCCATGCTCATAAACAATCTACTTTCATCCCATTTTTGTAACTAATTATTTTTCGTATTATTAATTCATCCCCACCTCGACTTTTTGGCAGTTCAATGTTTGGATCACGAATTGCTGCATTATTATTCTCTTTTTTTGGTTATTTACTTTTACTATGTATAACtctattaaattacatattaaataaaaaagtatgtataattatatatgcaATTGGTGATGTCATTTGTACTTAAGGCTAATTTAATAATACTTTTCAAAAGTagttttgaacaaaaaaaaaattattgagcaaaaactaaaattttctgctcttattttttgtaaaaaaaagagagtaagtttttaaatgttacctaacttaaactcttTGAATAAGATAATAAACATCAAGTTTAAAAATGGatgtgtattttttattattagatgaatttgagaaataaaaaagagGAGGTAGCTAAATTGGTTGAAACAATTGGGTTAGTTGTCGAAATTATTTATTGACATAGTAATGCAGAAGGTACATAATGAAAGTTGACCCTCCATTAATTAGATAAACCTAGTTCTGTTTCTAGGTAATGCACATACTCCTTTCGCATAGCAAAAGATATTACTATTCTTTTACAACTTTCCAACGTATGGATGACAAATACAACCATAAAATAAGCTGGTGAATGCAAAGTCTACTCCTTTTTCCAGCACTATCATCTACTTTTCTTTCCTTTAATCACTTGTTTAAaaaataagctttttttttttggcttgcTTGTATTTCTCTATTTTCTCATTTTCTGGGTCATTCTTGTGTCTTTATTCATTTAGGTGGGAAAAAAATGTTTGGTATGTATAATGTTTTTAGTTCGGgcgattgtttttttttttaaatgtaagaATATAAAACACTCCTGTATTGTTATAATTTAGTTTGTAATTTCTTCTTTTATAATCTCTCTACTAAATTAAAATCTGATTGAtgattaaaatcgaattaattaaAAGCTTTATTATTCTAGAGATATAATGAGGAGAATTATTTAATAAGTAGATATTATAGTTCCTTAATTTAATAAGCgggctaaaataattttaaaaaaattaatgaaacacaCCGCAatttattaatcattaaaaaatcCTATcactaatatattaaataaaaacccaTATAATAATAAAACGTATACACGTTATATGatatgttattttaaatcatttttaattcctttttcatttaaaaaacaaaaaaaactcatCCCTCtttagagaaaaagaaagaaattcattgaaaaCAGAAAAAGTAATTGGTCAAAGTTTGaatagtaaatattttttttatattttgatttcgAATTTTGACCAAAATTTCATCTGAATGTTGAACAAATTTAATATATGATATTGGTTTTTAAAGTTGATGATATTCAATATTTTAAGGTAAATATACGAATTTGGATTTAAAGTTGATGAGATTAAATATATTTATCCCATAATTATCCATCTGTTTTTCTCTCGTTTACCAAAATATAGTTGAGGGACTCTTTTGTAGAACATCATACTCACCACCTTAATTTTTTGTAAGGATGGATTAAATACTTTCAATATTATACCAAACTATTAATACCTAAGACCAAAAATGGTAAAATCTCATCTTTAAAATGTCCATTtcatgcaaaaagaaaaaaacacctAAACTCAAATGGCATCTTATAaacacaattataacataaaaatcatcaactaAGGACCTTCCTATTCATTTCCAACATGTCAACAACATCACTTTAATAATCAACCTAATTGCCTAACTAATATACCACAATTGACACCTCAAAACATTGAATCTAACATGCAATCATCCACCATTCAAATCATCTTTCAATTGATTCCATATTAGCCTTATAACTTAGGTGCAAGAATTATCAAGTCATTTCAAACATGGCATAGCATAAGCATCATCTTTCCATACTTATATCCTAGTGTATCACCTAAATACCTTATAAAGTAATAACATGCTCATCAACTACATAACAAGTCATcattattgtcgaaaccattatcagatcgagttttggaaaatgggaatcgattttaaaaaacgaaaacgggagtcgccaccaatctttttgggtgtgattggatcacctttaaaacattttgttttaaaatcattagttttggtccacgaaataaaagaacgggttcgggagtcggttacgtacgaggaaggattagcaccctcgtaacgcccaaaaattggtacctaattgattatcaaatgtctttaatgtcgaaagaaaaaaaaaatttaagatgtagtcctctttaaaatattttaactttgaaaattgggattcactagcgtcaaagtattgacattaagttatcccttttttgaaattcctatctcgaaacagcaaaacgctatatccaataagttaggacatattgctttgaaattccaagatagtggcttgcatttagaaaacctctaaaaacttagaagggtacttaattattcgaattcaacgagaaaagtggcaacccaataagttagggcactgctttctcgaaatttccaaacaccaagcattgccttatttgcaaaaaatcttatttcaaggtaacaaataaatgaataaaacgaataaaaagataataacaaataagctaggaaatattcgagattaaaaaaactagtaataaataaacaatcattatgTAAGACTAAAGAATGATAGTATagtgaagataataataatattaatagtaataatacaaataaaaattttggaatgatgtgtgaaattatatatatgtatgtgaatatatagataagtaaacaatatatatagtgagtgaagagtaaaaggtaaaacaagtgtatttaaagagtaatgggtaaaaatatataatagtgtaatagtaataataacgtaatagtattagaaatatacgatatataatattgaaggtaaatacataatatatacatattagaaataatcatactattagaaacaactattaataatactacataaatagatatatagtagtagcatatacatgatatagttaaaaaatatataaagtaagataatatgggaaataaaatatatatataaacgatATAATATTAGGGCAtatgcaaaacaataaaaatacaatattaaaagatatatatataatgtatacataatataatattaaaatatttacatggtatatacataataatgtaaaaaataaactattagtaatattataaatatatacatatagtagtaataataatataaaggtatttcatataaacaggtatgcatgtgaaaaaaaaagaaaagagaaaaataataattacaaaagtatgaaatcaaaataatatgtagAAACCTGTTTATTCTAAAAAGAATAACTGAAACTTAATTGAGAGAAGAAACAAAATCCAAGAGATAACTTACAAGTAAAACAAATTATTGAAACAGAATTTTGGGCTAAAATTAATTG
The sequence above is drawn from the Gossypium hirsutum isolate 1008001.06 chromosome A05, Gossypium_hirsutum_v2.1, whole genome shotgun sequence genome and encodes:
- the LOC107958504 gene encoding 26S proteasome regulatory subunit 8 homolog B isoform X1, whose amino-acid sequence is MQSRFDILKIHSRRMNLMRGIDLKKIAEKMNCASGAELKAVCTESGMFALRERRVYVTQEDFEMAVAKVMKKESEKNMSLRKLWK
- the LOC107958504 gene encoding glycine--tRNA ligase, chloroplastic/mitochondrial 2 isoform X2, whose amino-acid sequence is MAAPFLSTPFQPYVYQISVESLCPKQAENELEVRGPPALKAFDPKENPTKAAEGFCRRYAVPLDSLFRKADVSFRHLKNTF